A single Sporosarcina sp. FSL W8-0480 DNA region contains:
- a CDS encoding LysM peptidoglycan-binding domain-containing protein: MTLLFRKYGYILLIVFLCTAFTIAGVIKESKKNIFIEITVNEGDTLWGLAQDFSENKRTNRWVDEVMVLNNLQTPMIKTGEKLKLPVSAPVSIDEKLVEMAGEK, translated from the coding sequence ATGACTTTATTATTTCGAAAATACGGCTACATTCTATTAATAGTTTTTCTTTGCACAGCCTTCACTATTGCAGGTGTAATAAAAGAGTCGAAAAAAAATATATTCATTGAGATTACGGTCAATGAAGGAGATACACTATGGGGATTGGCACAAGACTTTTCGGAAAATAAACGAACGAATAGATGGGTTGACGAAGTGATGGTATTAAATAATCTTCAGACACCAATGATTAAAACCGGTGAGAAACTTAAATTGCCAGTTTCCGCTCCTGTATCAATCGATGAAAAGCTTGTTGAAATGGCAGGGGAAAAATAA
- a CDS encoding recombinase family protein has product MTVELKTCVIYCRVSTNKEAQETSLTRQEEELIKLSNSLGLKALQVFKEKHSGYDMDREGLLDLLDYIKDKKVDAVLVQDETRLGRGNARVAILHLLAKTNTTIITNHDNGALKLNEMDTMLLEILAIVEEYQRKLHNAKIRRGMKRAVREGYRPEKNLKNKGNLEGRERIDVPLEEIVSLRTKGLTFEEIASVLRGLGHDISKATVHRRYKEYEMKQEG; this is encoded by the coding sequence ATGACAGTTGAATTAAAGACTTGTGTTATCTATTGTAGAGTTAGTACAAACAAAGAGGCACAGGAAACTTCCTTAACAAGGCAGGAAGAAGAACTAATAAAACTGTCCAATAGCCTTGGATTGAAAGCATTGCAAGTTTTTAAAGAGAAACATAGCGGCTATGATATGGATCGTGAAGGGCTGCTTGATTTATTGGATTATATCAAAGATAAAAAAGTGGACGCTGTCCTTGTTCAAGATGAGACAAGACTTGGCAGGGGTAATGCAAGAGTCGCCATTCTTCACTTATTAGCAAAAACGAATACAACAATTATTACGAATCATGACAACGGGGCACTGAAACTGAACGAAATGGACACAATGCTTCTTGAAATACTGGCAATAGTCGAGGAGTACCAACGTAAATTACATAATGCTAAAATTAGAAGAGGCATGAAAAGGGCAGTTCGTGAAGGCTATAGGCCCGAAAAAAACTTAAAGAATAAAGGAAATCTCGAAGGACGAGAAAGAATAGACGTACCGTTAGAGGAGATCGTCTCACTGCGAACAAAAGGTCTGACGTTTGAAGAAATTGCAAGTGTACTGAGGGGACTTGGTCACGATATTAGTAAAGCAACGGTACATCGAAGATATAAGGAATATGAAATGAAGCAGGAAGGCTGA
- a CDS encoding DUF896 domain-containing protein: MLTPDKIKRINELSKKSKTIGLSIEEAKEQTQLRKEYLESFRSSMRDTIEHVKVIDPKGNDVTPKKVKDARTNKYLN; this comes from the coding sequence ATGTTAACACCAGATAAGATAAAACGTATCAATGAGCTATCAAAAAAATCAAAGACAATAGGATTATCGATTGAAGAAGCAAAAGAACAAACTCAATTACGAAAAGAGTACTTGGAATCTTTCCGTTCATCAATGCGTGACACTATCGAACACGTAAAAGTAATTGACCCTAAAGGAAATGACGTAACACCTAAAAAAGTGAAAGATGCACGAACAAATAAGTATTTGAACTAA